The following coding sequences lie in one bacterium genomic window:
- a CDS encoding isoaspartyl peptidase/L-asparaginase: MNVENHAIVVHGGAGVLDMGTISARRQLAYRAGIREALLAGYSLLEEGGSAVDAVEAAVRSLEDNPLFNAGKGAVLAADGTHYLDAAIMDGKDLSAGAVAGVKRVRNPVVLAREVLNRGEAILLGGEAADEFAGKVGVELTDNSSFTTVHRMKQLQRAIAQGKTALDHEDLFREKKGTVGAVAIDGEGHVAAATSTGGMTNKQPGRIGDSPLIGIGTYAADDTCAISCTGNGEQFIRHHIAGSVSAIIRYSGKTLYSAAELAMKQLPAKAGGFIGISPEGEIVMPFNSLGMIRGWIQSGKEFIAIGRKDGQS, translated from the coding sequence ATGAATGTCGAAAATCATGCTATTGTTGTTCATGGTGGGGCTGGAGTCCTTGATATGGGAACGATTTCTGCTCGTCGGCAATTGGCGTACCGTGCAGGGATACGAGAGGCGCTTCTAGCGGGTTATTCTCTTTTAGAGGAAGGGGGAAGCGCGGTTGATGCTGTTGAGGCGGCGGTTCGTTCTCTGGAGGACAATCCCCTATTTAATGCTGGCAAGGGGGCTGTCCTAGCTGCTGACGGCACACATTATCTTGATGCTGCAATCATGGATGGAAAGGACCTCTCAGCTGGAGCTGTTGCCGGTGTAAAGAGGGTAAGGAATCCTGTTGTGCTCGCTCGAGAAGTCCTCAATAGGGGTGAAGCAATACTTCTTGGCGGAGAAGCCGCAGATGAGTTTGCTGGGAAAGTGGGAGTTGAGCTCACAGATAATTCGTCCTTCACTACGGTGCATCGGATGAAGCAGTTACAGAGAGCAATAGCACAGGGAAAGACCGCCTTAGACCATGAGGATCTCTTTCGTGAAAAGAAAGGAACAGTAGGTGCTGTAGCAATTGACGGCGAAGGGCATGTAGCTGCGGCAACATCGACAGGTGGCATGACAAATAAACAACCCGGACGAATTGGAGACTCTCCTTTAATTGGGATTGGAACGTATGCTGCAGATGATACCTGTGCAATTTCATGCACAGGGAACGGGGAGCAGTTTATTCGACATCATATTGCTGGATCGGTATCGGCAATCATACGATATTCGGGGAAAACACTGTATTCGGCCGCAGAGCTCGCAATGAAACAGTTGCCTGCTAAGGCAGGAGGGTTCATTGGAATTTCACCCGAAGGTGAAATTGTTATGCCGTTTAACTCGCTTGGGATGATTCGAGGCTGGATTCAGTCGGGAAAGGAATTTATTGCTATTGGTCGAAAGGACGGTCAATCGTAG